In one window of Brachyhypopomus gauderio isolate BG-103 chromosome 16, BGAUD_0.2, whole genome shotgun sequence DNA:
- the LOC143478241 gene encoding F-box only protein 15-like: MATGRGEFLRSLRQGVEMAQSRKPRPVKPKRPRAESVKPTCLATHPPPTAGTSTFLSCSHENYIERLPPEVILKIFSYLDAASLFSVGFVNRQFHELADDNAVWYELYTREISRKQRRPRLVIMTDFLTTAQETSSGFWKMLLLREMGCLKDTIWKKELKNISPYTGMPAQTEHILRSLHVGWEITLTHKGGISLFEQSQVFFTDSSVTVCWYDGVLPRSKHLSSIQLHGVVRHAGGAPQDKPRWRSLMSKIEVHTDESWKFCGSDHLVKLVPLDEGITLGIWRGTWIVAFIMATLHFHKLVERSLLGSVSCPYMPMEISLYDDVDPDYALQDYTAVILLHNPVRRIMHQRYSPLVCRRDNIRNGFVQFRPVSFSNISEHIPVLGKLSFPWKTERLHGDIKKCCLMTLTVLDQDQRPFWCVSSPVSFLRSRCPMMEEIYGSEQFLLWYQDAKGEVKMNFVWMREFQQYFLIGVQIRISMDKLKRHFRERESEGY; encoded by the exons ACCGAGGGCTGAGAGCGTCAAACCCACGTGTCTGGcaacacaccctccacctaccGCAGGCACATCTACCTTCCTCTCATGCAGTCATGAAAATTATATTGAGAG ATTGCCGCCTGAAGTCATCCTGAAGATTTTTTCATATTTAGATgctgcttctctcttttctgttGGCTTTGTCAACAGGCAATTTCATGAACTGGCTGATGACAA TGCTGTGTGGTATGAGTTGTATACCCGTGAGATTTCCAGAAAGCAGCGGAGACCCAGGCTGGTAATCATGACAGACTTTTTGACAACAGCCCAGGAGACGTCATCAGGGTTTTGGAAGATGCTGCTTTTAAGAGAGATGGGATGCCTTAAAGACACCATTTGGAAGAAAGAGCTGAAAAACATCAGCCCATACACAGGCATGCCGGCACAAACGGAGCACATCCTCAG GAGTCTGCATGTGGGCTGGGAGATCACACTCACCCATAAGGGAGGAATAAGCCTCTTTGAGCAGAGTCAGGTCTTCTTCACGGACTCGTCCGTCACCGTGTGCTGGTATGATGGCGTGTTGCCCAGAAGTAAACATTTGTCCAGCATCCAGCTTCATGGAGTGGTCCGGCACGCCGGTGGAGCCCCACAAGACAA GCCCCGCTGGCGCTCTCTGATGAGCAAAATTGAGGTGCACACAGATGAGAGCTGGAAGTTCTGTGGGTCGGATCATCTGGTGAAACTAGTGCCCTTGGATGAAGGAATTACTTTGGGAATCTGGAGG GGAACATGGATTGTTGCCTTCATCATGGCCACTTTACATTTCCACAAACTGGTGGAGAGAAGTCTTCTTGGCTCCGTGTCCTG TCCCTATATGCCGATGGAGATCAGCCTGTATGATGACGTGGACCCAGATTATGCTCTTCAGGATTACACAGCAGTCATCCTGCTCCACAACCCTGTCAGACGTATCATGCACCAACGCTATAGCCCACTGGTGTGCAGGAGAG ATAACATCCGCAATGGATTTGTGCAGTTCAGACCCGTTAGTTTCAGCAACATCTCTGAACATATCCCTGTCTTGGGCAAGCTCAGCTTCCCATGGAAGACCGAGAGGCTACATGGGGACATCAAG AAGTGCTGTTTGATGACCCTGACCGTCCTGGACCAGGACCAGAGGCCGTTCTGGTGCGTGAGCTCACCCGTCTCCTTCTTGCGGTCGCGATGCCCCATGATGGAGGAGATTTATGGCAGTGAACAGTTCCTGCTGTGGTACCAGGACGCCAAGGGAGAGGTCAAGATGAACTTTGTGTGGATGCGTGAGTTTCAGCAGTACTTCCTGATCGGTGTTCAGATCCGTATCTCCATGGACAAACTGAAGAGGcacttcagagagagagaatctgagGGATATTAA